Proteins from a single region of Sphingopyxis sp. BSN-002:
- a CDS encoding peroxiredoxin — protein sequence MTLSIGDAIPAVKPLDADGAAIDLAAMKGAPLVVYFYPKADTPGCTVEAQDFTRLAPEFAHLSAQVLAVSRDAPAKLCKFRDKYGLTVRLASDEDGAVCEAFGAWVEKQNYGRTYMGVERSTFLFGADGKLAHEWRKVRVKGHAEAVLEAAKAL from the coding sequence ATGACGCTTTCCATCGGCGATGCCATTCCCGCGGTGAAGCCGCTCGACGCCGACGGCGCGGCGATCGATCTCGCGGCGATGAAAGGCGCACCGCTCGTCGTCTATTTCTATCCGAAAGCCGATACGCCGGGCTGCACGGTCGAGGCGCAGGACTTTACCCGGCTGGCGCCCGAATTCGCGCATCTGAGCGCGCAGGTGCTCGCGGTGTCGCGCGACGCGCCGGCAAAGCTCTGCAAGTTCCGCGACAAATATGGCCTGACCGTCCGCTTGGCCTCGGACGAGGATGGCGCGGTGTGCGAGGCCTTCGGCGCCTGGGTCGAAAAGCAGAATTACGGCCGCACCTATATGGGGGTCGAACGCTCGACCTTCCTGTTCGGCGCCGACGGAAAACTTGCGCACGAATGGCGCAAGGTGCGCGTAAAGGGTCACGCCGAGGCCGTGCTGGAGGCTGCGAAAGCCCTGTAG
- a CDS encoding bifunctional [glutamine synthetase] adenylyltransferase/[glutamine synthetase]-adenylyl-L-tyrosine phosphorylase produces the protein MMVSDVTARRSALDRLTANAPFLARLAELTPGDVALFLEEGTDAALAAVVPPAVDEDIMRALRQWRGRMALLLALGDLSGEHDVATTTRLLTAFADQACDAALAAAFAERVPDEAPRGLSVIALGKLGSHELNYSSDIDPILIFDPETLPRRSRDDPDEAAVRIARRMVEILSARTGDGHVLRVDLRLRPHPEVTPIVLPESAAISYYESEALAWEQAAFIRSRASAGDRGLGESFLAAIQPFIWRRSLDFRQLKEIGAMSDRIRDHFSQGQAFGPGYDLKRGRGGIREIEFFAQVHQLIYGGRDPSLRVSATVNALAALAKAGRIDGDVAERLTGHYATLRRIEHRLQMIEDQQTHCLPTQAAALDAVARLDGLADGAELLAALEPVTADVAHCYDQLVVERATTAGLPREESELAGALTAAGFEPPDAALRTIAEWRGGKLRALRSPAALDALETVLPELMKAIGAAPDPQATLVRFDKLVGGLPSAINFFHLLAAQPELAKIATRILSLAPTLADALGARVELIEGLIDKRAFEAPATKNELLSEWASGLSGLDYERLLDRVRDRVGERRFAYGVQLIAGATDPMMIACGYSELAEAALQVLADATVAEFVQAHGRIVDSELVVLALGRLGGRALTHASDLDLIYLFTGDHLAESDGARPLGATTYYNRLAQRVTAAMSVPTAAGKLYDVDTRLRPQGAQGPLVVSLDSFERYQREEAWTWEHMALLRARPVYGSDGAKAALHRIIDELLAAPREPEKLAADAAEMRDKIAAHKPPKGPLDIKGGPGGLVDLEFAMQVTQLASGRCHDPNIGSALACMRIDGLAPAEICDAHGLLGRMLVMLRLTAPEGEPATPAARQLVASACGEPGWPQLLAAHDAARQEIADWWASIRPPQQETKP, from the coding sequence ATGATGGTTTCGGATGTTACCGCGCGCCGGTCGGCGCTCGACCGGTTGACGGCGAACGCGCCGTTTCTCGCGCGTCTCGCCGAGCTCACTCCCGGCGATGTGGCACTTTTCCTCGAGGAAGGGACCGATGCCGCACTGGCTGCGGTCGTGCCGCCTGCGGTCGACGAAGACATCATGCGCGCGCTGCGCCAGTGGCGCGGCCGCATGGCCCTGCTGCTGGCGCTCGGCGACCTGTCGGGCGAACATGATGTTGCGACGACGACGCGGCTGCTGACCGCCTTCGCCGATCAGGCGTGCGATGCGGCGCTCGCCGCCGCCTTTGCCGAACGCGTGCCCGACGAGGCGCCGCGCGGATTATCGGTGATCGCACTCGGCAAGCTCGGCAGCCACGAACTCAACTATTCGTCGGACATCGATCCGATCCTGATCTTCGACCCCGAAACCTTGCCGCGCCGCTCGCGCGACGACCCCGATGAAGCGGCGGTGCGGATCGCCCGCCGGATGGTCGAGATTTTGTCCGCGCGCACCGGCGACGGCCATGTGCTGCGCGTCGATCTGCGTCTCCGTCCGCACCCCGAAGTGACGCCGATCGTGCTCCCGGAGAGCGCGGCGATCTCCTATTATGAATCCGAGGCGCTTGCATGGGAGCAGGCCGCCTTCATCCGCTCGCGGGCCTCGGCGGGCGACCGCGGTCTGGGGGAAAGCTTCCTTGCAGCAATCCAGCCCTTCATCTGGCGCCGCAGCCTCGATTTCCGTCAGCTCAAGGAAATCGGTGCGATGAGCGACCGCATCCGCGACCATTTCTCGCAGGGGCAGGCGTTCGGTCCCGGCTATGATCTGAAACGCGGCCGCGGCGGCATTCGCGAAATCGAGTTTTTCGCTCAGGTGCACCAGCTCATCTACGGCGGGCGCGATCCGTCGCTGCGTGTCTCTGCCACCGTCAATGCACTCGCGGCGCTTGCAAAGGCAGGACGGATCGACGGTGACGTCGCCGAACGGCTGACCGGCCATTATGCGACGCTGCGCCGGATCGAGCACCGGCTCCAGATGATCGAGGACCAGCAGACACATTGCTTGCCGACGCAGGCGGCCGCGCTCGACGCGGTGGCGCGGCTCGACGGCCTTGCGGATGGCGCGGAGTTGCTTGCCGCGCTCGAGCCAGTCACCGCCGATGTTGCCCACTGCTACGACCAGCTCGTCGTCGAGCGCGCGACGACGGCCGGCTTGCCGCGTGAGGAGAGCGAACTGGCGGGCGCGCTGACGGCTGCGGGATTCGAGCCGCCCGATGCCGCGCTCCGCACGATCGCCGAATGGCGCGGCGGGAAGCTGCGTGCATTGCGTAGTCCTGCAGCGCTCGACGCGCTCGAAACCGTCCTGCCCGAACTCATGAAGGCGATCGGCGCTGCGCCCGATCCGCAGGCGACGCTCGTCCGTTTCGACAAGCTGGTCGGGGGGCTCCCGAGCGCGATCAACTTCTTCCACCTGCTCGCTGCGCAGCCCGAACTCGCGAAGATCGCGACGCGCATCCTCTCGCTCGCGCCGACGCTCGCCGATGCGCTCGGGGCGCGGGTCGAGCTGATCGAGGGGCTGATCGACAAGCGCGCGTTCGAGGCGCCCGCGACGAAAAACGAGCTGCTGTCCGAATGGGCATCGGGGCTTTCGGGTCTCGATTATGAACGCCTGCTCGACCGCGTTCGCGACCGCGTCGGCGAGCGGCGCTTCGCCTATGGCGTCCAGCTGATCGCCGGTGCGACCGACCCGATGATGATCGCTTGCGGCTATTCCGAACTTGCGGAGGCGGCTTTGCAGGTGCTGGCTGACGCGACCGTGGCGGAATTCGTCCAAGCGCACGGGCGCATCGTCGATAGCGAACTCGTCGTGCTTGCGCTCGGGCGGCTCGGCGGCAGGGCGCTCACGCATGCGTCGGACCTCGATCTCATCTATCTCTTCACCGGCGACCATCTGGCCGAATCCGACGGAGCGCGCCCGCTCGGCGCGACGACCTATTACAACCGCCTCGCGCAGCGCGTGACGGCGGCGATGTCGGTGCCGACCGCGGCGGGCAAGCTCTACGACGTCGATACACGGCTGCGGCCGCAGGGTGCGCAGGGGCCGCTGGTCGTCTCGCTCGACAGCTTCGAGCGCTACCAGCGCGAGGAGGCGTGGACGTGGGAGCATATGGCGCTGCTCCGCGCGCGACCGGTATACGGATCGGACGGCGCGAAAGCGGCGCTTCACCGTATCATCGACGAACTGCTTGCCGCGCCGCGCGAGCCGGAGAAGCTCGCCGCGGATGCCGCCGAGATGCGCGACAAGATCGCCGCGCACAAGCCGCCGAAGGGCCCGCTCGATATTAAGGGCGGGCCGGGCGGGCTCGTCGATCTGGAGTTTGCGATGCAGGTGACGCAGCTTGCCAGCGGGCGCTGCCACGATCCGAATATCGGTTCGGCGCTCGCCTGCATGCGGATCGACGGGCTTGCCCCGGCCGAGATTTGCGACGCGCACGGTCTGCTCGGCCGGATGCTCGTAATGCTGCGGCTGACCGCGCCCGAGGGGGAGCCTGCAACGCCCGCCGCGCGCCAGCTTGTGGCGAGCGCCTGCGGTGAACCCGGCTGGCCGCAACTGCTTGCCGCGCACGACGCGGCACGGCAGGAGATCGCCGACTGGTGGGCCTCGATTCGGCCGCCGCAGCAGGAGACGAAGCCATGA
- a CDS encoding response regulator — protein sequence MSLGQAIAPHLPYLRRYGRAISGSQTSGDGLVAQLLETLVAHPDAVDTSGDLRVQLYRMVHDNFGLAAGQTPGSDEQVAPEIAIADARLRRIPSLARQALLLTAVEGFNHEETGRIIGRDAAEVDRLIHEATDEIDRQTRARILIIEDEPIIAMDIEMIVRDLGHDVVAVATTHSEAVAEAQKHQPGLVLADIQLADNSSGIEAVQEILGSMSVPVIFITAFPERLLTGDRPEPAFLLTKPYQPATLRAAISQVLFFDESTVPA from the coding sequence ATGTCATTGGGTCAGGCGATCGCGCCGCATCTTCCCTATCTGCGCCGCTATGGCCGCGCGATTTCGGGAAGCCAGACGAGCGGCGACGGTCTCGTCGCGCAACTTCTGGAAACGCTGGTCGCCCATCCCGACGCGGTCGACACCAGCGGCGACCTTCGCGTGCAGCTCTATCGCATGGTCCATGACAATTTCGGTCTCGCAGCCGGGCAGACGCCGGGAAGCGACGAGCAGGTCGCGCCCGAGATCGCGATTGCCGACGCACGGCTGCGCCGTATTCCGTCGCTGGCACGCCAGGCGCTGCTGCTGACCGCGGTCGAGGGTTTCAATCATGAAGAGACCGGTCGCATCATCGGCCGTGACGCCGCCGAGGTCGACCGACTGATCCACGAGGCGACCGACGAGATCGACCGCCAGACCCGCGCGCGTATCCTGATCATCGAGGACGAGCCGATCATCGCGATGGACATCGAGATGATCGTTCGCGATCTCGGTCACGATGTCGTGGCGGTCGCGACGACGCACAGCGAGGCGGTCGCCGAAGCGCAGAAGCACCAGCCGGGCCTCGTCCTCGCCGACATCCAGCTCGCCGACAACAGCTCGGGGATCGAGGCGGTGCAGGAAATCCTTGGCAGCATGTCGGTGCCGGTCATCTTCATCACTGCCTTTCCCGAGCGACTGCTGACCGGCGACCGGCCCGAGCCCGCTTTCCTGCTGACCAAGCCCTATCAGCCCGCGACCTTGCGCGCGGCGATCTCGCAGGTGTTGTTCTTCGACGAGAGCACGGTCCCGGCCTGA
- a CDS encoding NepR family anti-sigma factor translates to MTSRSGSLPEKTAGKDDKPLPRKVQDVNGALRRAYDSAVDETIPQSMLDLLNKLS, encoded by the coding sequence ATGACGTCTAGATCCGGTTCGCTGCCCGAAAAGACGGCCGGAAAGGACGACAAACCACTCCCCAGGAAGGTGCAGGACGTCAATGGCGCCCTGCGCCGCGCTTATGATTCCGCAGTCGACGAAACGATCCCGCAGTCGATGCTCGACCTGCTCAACAAGCTCAGCTAA
- the tgt gene encoding tRNA guanosine(34) transglycosylase Tgt, producing the protein MTDRFAFQVAATDGAARTGVIRMQRGEIRTPAFMPVGTAATVKAMRPAEVRATGADIILGNTYHLMLRPGAERMARLGGLHNFMGWDRPILTDSGGYQVMSLSALTKQSEEGVSFKSHLDGSRHMLTPERSMEIQRLLGSDIVMAFDECPPNGVDAKRAVASMERSMRWAARSRAGFDAGEEHAARSALFGIQQGSLDEKLRARSAEALMEIGFDGYAIGGLAVGEGQEAMFGVLDYAPGQLPADKPRYLMGVGKPDDLVGAVARGVDMFDCVLPTRSGRNGQAFTWEGPVNIRNAKHAEDTGPLDASCDCPVCTTWSRAYLHHLVRAGEMLGAMLMTQHNLHFYQALMQRMRDAIAGGSFAAFRSDFAARYKK; encoded by the coding sequence ATGACCGACAGATTCGCTTTTCAGGTCGCCGCGACCGACGGCGCCGCGCGTACCGGCGTGATCCGGATGCAGCGCGGCGAAATCCGTACGCCCGCTTTCATGCCCGTCGGCACTGCCGCGACGGTGAAGGCGATGCGGCCCGCCGAGGTTCGCGCGACCGGCGCCGACATCATCCTCGGCAACACCTATCACCTGATGCTGCGCCCCGGCGCCGAGCGCATGGCGCGGCTCGGGGGGCTTCACAATTTCATGGGCTGGGACCGGCCGATCCTGACCGATAGCGGCGGCTATCAGGTGATGAGCCTGTCGGCGCTGACCAAGCAGAGCGAGGAAGGCGTGTCTTTCAAGAGCCATCTCGACGGCTCGCGGCACATGCTGACCCCCGAACGCTCGATGGAAATCCAGCGCCTGCTCGGCAGCGACATCGTCATGGCGTTCGACGAATGCCCGCCGAACGGCGTCGATGCGAAGCGTGCCGTTGCAAGCATGGAGCGCTCGATGCGCTGGGCGGCGCGCAGTCGCGCGGGGTTCGACGCGGGCGAGGAGCATGCGGCGCGTTCGGCGCTGTTCGGCATCCAGCAGGGATCGCTCGACGAGAAGCTCCGTGCCCGCTCGGCCGAAGCGCTGATGGAGATCGGTTTCGACGGCTATGCGATCGGCGGCCTGGCGGTGGGCGAGGGGCAGGAGGCGATGTTCGGCGTGCTCGACTATGCGCCGGGCCAGCTTCCCGCCGACAAGCCCCGCTATCTGATGGGGGTCGGCAAGCCCGACGATCTCGTCGGTGCGGTCGCGCGGGGGGTCGACATGTTCGATTGCGTGTTACCAACACGCTCGGGTCGCAACGGTCAGGCTTTCACCTGGGAAGGCCCGGTCAACATCCGCAATGCGAAGCATGCCGAAGATACGGGGCCGCTCGACGCCTCATGCGATTGCCCCGTCTGCACGACCTGGTCGCGCGCCTATCTTCATCACCTCGTCCGCGCGGGCGAGATGCTCGGCGCGATGCTGATGACGCAGCATAATCTGCATTTCTATCAGGCGCTGATGCAGCGGATGCGCGATGCGATTGCAGGTGGCAGCTTCGCCGCCTTCCGCAGCGACTTCGCCGCACGCTATAAAAAATGA
- a CDS encoding hemerythrin domain-containing protein, translating to MAETGIFARLKADHDRHRDLLDRIDETQGDSDDRRYLFEAFRVEVTAHAASEEMSLYATMLANPDLRDDAQHSVAEHKEIEDFLTELYEMDFASTGWLTRFRTMKERYLHHIDEEEEEMFPAAEKGLSDAKKRELVKIFEKEKPKEKAKAAEEEPSSEEERA from the coding sequence ATGGCCGAGACCGGAATTTTCGCGCGACTGAAAGCCGATCATGACCGGCATCGCGACCTGCTCGACAGGATCGACGAGACGCAGGGCGACAGCGACGATCGACGCTATCTTTTCGAGGCGTTCCGCGTCGAAGTGACCGCGCATGCGGCATCGGAGGAGATGTCGCTCTACGCGACAATGCTCGCCAATCCCGATCTTCGCGATGACGCGCAGCACAGCGTCGCCGAGCATAAGGAGATCGAGGATTTCCTGACCGAGCTTTACGAGATGGACTTTGCCTCGACCGGTTGGCTGACGCGCTTTCGCACGATGAAGGAGCGCTATCTCCACCACATCGACGAGGAGGAAGAGGAGATGTTCCCGGCGGCCGAAAAGGGCCTGTCGGACGCGAAGAAGCGTGAACTCGTCAAGATCTTCGAGAAGGAAAAGCCGAAGGAAAAAGCGAAGGCGGCCGAGGAAGAGCCGTCGAGCGAAGAGGAGCGCGCCTAG
- a CDS encoding EAL domain-containing protein produces the protein MDMPSRNISGDQDEGAAGEDSRGFFGKLGSRMSRPRSEPAAANLHTRDALLLLQNYEESGRGWFWATDASGRITYITDAVARLMGRTGGALLGTPFTDLFLPVDSHGERQRTLPFLMTKQSKFDELPLRSAFEGDDRWWAISGSPHFDNSGKLAGWRGSGNDITAQRRSAEDASRLALYDSLTGLANRFHISKKLDTTLAAFSQQQRSCAIMLLDLDRFKQVNDTLGHPAGDALLKQVAERLLKIVGDKEMVSRLGGDEFQIILPDLEDRGKLGDMAADIIASLSQPYSVEGSRCIIGASVGVAIAPFDGQTSDDLVRNADLALYAAKGNGRGRFRFYSSDLHQAAEDRRALEEDLRDALARGEMELTYQPVVHSKSNMVTGVEALIRWTHPDRGHISPAVFIPIAEEANLIWPLGEWVLRKACEDAARWPGDLRVAVNVSPIQFANEDLPRIVASALATTGLPADRLELEITESVFLGDSAETARMFKALKALGVRLALDDFGTGYSSLGYLQSAPFDKIKIDQSFVRGATVPGSRNGAIIAAIVALAEALEMETTAEGIESLDQLELIRKLNVSHVQGYVYSKPVGHGELIEHTDAGSWTIKPSGPAKQRNDRFQMFRKVGAIHDNHRYNVVIRNLSTTGAFIEGILDVPVGTRFVIDFGEGQLATATVRRSMKHQQGVEFEQTMVSDGNGGLCTRHRVSPYLIAAATQQAASQLELPSFTTTSDWKAA, from the coding sequence ATGGACATGCCATCGCGGAACATTTCCGGGGATCAGGACGAGGGCGCGGCGGGTGAGGATTCGCGCGGCTTTTTCGGCAAGCTCGGATCGCGCATGTCGCGCCCGCGCAGCGAACCTGCGGCGGCGAACCTGCACACGCGCGATGCCCTGCTCCTGCTCCAGAATTATGAGGAAAGCGGCCGCGGCTGGTTCTGGGCGACCGACGCGAGCGGCCGGATCACCTATATCACCGATGCCGTTGCGCGGCTGATGGGGCGGACGGGCGGCGCGCTGCTCGGCACCCCGTTCACCGACCTGTTCCTCCCCGTCGACAGCCACGGCGAGCGGCAGCGGACGCTGCCCTTCCTGATGACCAAGCAATCGAAGTTCGACGAGCTGCCGCTACGCAGCGCGTTCGAGGGCGACGACCGCTGGTGGGCGATTTCGGGATCGCCGCATTTCGACAATTCGGGGAAACTTGCGGGCTGGCGCGGCAGTGGCAACGACATCACCGCTCAGCGTCGTTCGGCAGAGGATGCCTCGCGCCTCGCGCTCTACGATTCGCTGACAGGGCTTGCGAACCGCTTTCATATCTCGAAGAAACTCGACACGACGCTTGCGGCCTTCTCGCAGCAACAGCGCAGCTGTGCGATCATGTTGCTCGACCTCGATCGCTTCAAGCAGGTCAACGACACCCTGGGCCATCCTGCCGGCGATGCGCTGCTCAAGCAGGTTGCCGAGCGGCTGCTCAAGATCGTCGGCGACAAGGAAATGGTCAGCCGCCTTGGCGGAGACGAGTTCCAGATCATCCTTCCCGACCTGGAGGATCGCGGCAAGCTCGGCGACATGGCGGCCGACATTATCGCCAGCCTGTCGCAGCCCTATTCGGTGGAGGGCAGCCGATGCATTATCGGCGCTTCGGTGGGCGTCGCAATCGCACCGTTCGACGGCCAGACGAGCGACGACCTCGTCCGCAATGCCGACCTTGCGCTCTATGCGGCCAAGGGCAACGGCCGCGGCCGCTTCCGTTTCTATTCGAGCGACCTCCATCAGGCGGCCGAGGACCGGCGCGCGCTGGAGGAAGATCTGCGCGACGCGCTCGCACGTGGCGAAATGGAGCTGACCTATCAGCCGGTCGTGCACTCGAAATCGAACATGGTTACCGGGGTCGAGGCGTTGATCCGCTGGACCCACCCCGACCGCGGCCATATCTCGCCCGCGGTCTTCATCCCGATCGCCGAGGAGGCGAACCTGATCTGGCCGCTTGGCGAGTGGGTGCTGCGCAAGGCGTGCGAGGATGCGGCGCGCTGGCCGGGCGACCTGCGGGTCGCGGTGAACGTCTCGCCGATCCAGTTCGCGAACGAGGATCTGCCTAGGATTGTCGCAAGTGCGCTGGCGACCACCGGGCTGCCCGCCGACCGGCTCGAGCTGGAGATTACCGAGAGCGTCTTCCTGGGCGATTCGGCGGAAACCGCGCGCATGTTCAAGGCGCTGAAGGCGCTTGGCGTCCGCCTTGCGCTCGACGATTTCGGGACCGGCTATTCGTCGCTCGGCTATCTGCAGTCGGCGCCCTTCGACAAGATCAAGATCGACCAGAGCTTCGTCCGCGGCGCGACGGTGCCGGGATCGCGCAACGGCGCGATCATCGCAGCGATCGTCGCGCTGGCCGAGGCGCTGGAAATGGAAACCACCGCGGAAGGCATCGAATCGCTCGACCAGCTCGAACTCATCCGCAAGCTCAACGTCAGCCACGTGCAGGGCTATGTCTATAGCAAGCCCGTCGGACATGGCGAGCTGATCGAACATACCGATGCCGGGTCGTGGACGATCAAGCCTTCGGGGCCGGCGAAACAGCGCAACGACCGTTTCCAGATGTTCCGCAAGGTCGGGGCGATTCACGACAATCATCGCTACAATGTCGTCATCCGCAACCTGTCGACCACCGGCGCCTTCATCGAGGGCATATTGGACGTGCCGGTCGGCACGCGCTTCGTGATCGATTTCGGCGAGGGACAGCTGGCGACCGCGACGGTGCGCCGCTCGATGAAGCACCAGCAGGGCGTCGAGTTCGAACAGACGATGGTCAGCGACGGCAATGGCGGCCTGTGCACGCGTCATCGCGTCTCGCCCTATCTGATCGCGGCGGCGACGCAGCAGGCCGCTTCGCAGCTCGAATTGCCGTCGTTCACGACGACGAGCGACTGGAAGGCGGCCTGA